The sequence CTTTGTTGGCGATCTTCGCCTTCATTGCGTTCGAAATCGTCTGCGCCGAACCCGTCTTGCCCGCGATATCAATCCCGGGGATATGTGCCGAAGGAGCGGTGCCTTCGGGCAACAGCACCCGGCTCATGGCGTCGGTGATGACGTTCCAGCCGTTCGGATCGATGGAGACGTTCTTGATGTCGTTGTAGTGATTCGCCTCGATGTAGCGCTGCGGAAGATCGGTCGGATTTGCGACGTGCGGCACTACCATCCGTCCATCCATGGCAATCGCTGCGATCGCGCGCATCAACTGGACCGGTGTCGTCGCAACCGCACCCTGCCCGATGCCCACCGAAATCGTCTCGCCCGCGAACCACTTCTGCTTGAAGTTCTTGATCTTCCACTCTTCGCTGGGCATCACACCGCTGGCTTCGTTCGGAAGATCGATCCCCGTCTTATGCCCGAGCCCCAGCATGGTCGCATACTTCGCAATGCGATCGATTCCCAGCTTTTCAGCGAGCGTGTAGAAGAAAACGTCACAGGACTGGTAGATCGCCTTGGTGAGATCGACCTCACCATGTCCGCCTTTTACCCAGCAAGCGAAACGTCTCCCGTAGAACACCGCGCCGCCGCTGCAGTGTACGTGCATGTCCTGCGCAACCCCCTCCTGCCAACCCGCAACTGACATGATGATCTTGAAGACGGAACCCGGCGCAAGTTGGGCCTGGATCGCCTTATTCAGCAGCGGCTTGTTGGGATCGTTGACCAGCTGACTCCATTCCTTGCTCGAAATCCTCACCGCGAAATCGTTAGGGTCGAAGGTTGGCCGGCTGACCATCGCGAGTATCTCGCCGGTTTTCGGGTCCATCGCTACGATGGCGCCGTTCTTGTCACCCAGCGCCTCCTCCGCAGCGATCTGGATATCGAGGTCGATCGTCAGCTTCAGCGATTTGCCCGGTATCGCCGGCTTCTCGCTCAACTCGCCGACTTCTTTTCCCCGGCTGTTCACCAGTACGCGCCGCGAGCCGTTCTGTCCCATCAAGATGTCGTTGTATTCGGCCTCGACACCCGAAATTCCGACGATATCGCCCGGGTTGTAGACCTCGAATCGCGGCGAGTTCAGCATGTCATCGCTGACTTCGCCGACGTAACCGATGAGGTGGGCCATGAAGCCGTTCTTCGGATAAAGACGCCGATGAACGGTGATGGTGTCGAGCTCGGGGTACTCGTTGCGGTGCGCTTCGATGAAAGCGAGTTCATCCGGTGTGATGTCGGACTTCAGGAAAATCGGCTCGTAGCCCGGTTTCCAGGCCATGCGCTTAATGCGCAGCCGAAGTTCGGCAGGATCAAGATGAAGCCCCGCGGCAATAGCGTCGAGATTGGCTTCGGGGATTTTTCCCTGGTTGCGCAACAGGATCGCGGAGAATGAAGGATAGTTGTCGACGATAATGCGTCCTTCGCGGTCAAGGAGTTTGCCGCGAGGAGCAAGAATGGGAACTTCCTTGATGCGGTTCTGCTGCGCCAACTCTTCGTAGCGCTTGTTCGCCATGATCTGCAAGCGCCAGAAACCGAACAACAACAGCAGAAACAGCGCCAGTATCCCGTACTGGATCGCCGTTAACCGAATCGGTGAGACCTTATCTTCGCGTACGAACACCGAGCATGCCTGCTATTTCATCCTGAGCGAAGCCGCGGCCGTCTCGCGGCGAAATCGACGGAGCTTATACATCTATTGATCTTCTGCTTCTTTCGAAGCGCTGGATATTGAGCGATCATCTTAATTCTATCCCGAGTTGCGGGAAGCAATCTGACGCGTTGGTACGCTGAACCAAAGAAGATCACCTTTTGCCTGATATCGTTCACATCCTGGCAATCGCCGGTGTCGCGCTGGTGGCCTCGACCCTGGCCGCTGTCTCCGGTTTTGGCGGAGCCGCCGTGCTGCTACCTATCCTGGTGGCCACTTTCGGAATGCGAGAAGCCATCCCGATCCTGACGGTCGCCCAGTTGATCGGCAATGCCAGCCGCGTCTGGTTCAACCGCCGGGAACTCGACTGGCAGGTGGTCGGCTGGTTTGCGGTCGGCGGAATTCCCCTGGCACTGATCGGGGGCATACTCTTCGCCCGGGCACCGATACCGTTGCTCAGCCGCCTGCTCGGGCTCTTCCTTATATTAGTGGTCATCTGGCGGCACGTTCGGCCGCAGACCACCACAAAGCCGCCCGTTTGGAGCTTCTCCTTAATCGGTGCCGGCGCCAGTTTCCTCTCCGCGCTGCTGGGAAGTGTCGGCCCCGTCATGGCGCCATTCTTCCTGGCCTACGGCCTGGTCAAAAACGCGTACATTGGCACCGAAGCCATGTCGACGGTGGTAATGCACGTCTTCAAACTGATCGCCTACCACGAGTCATCGATTCTTCCCGCACACGCCGTCCTCGCGGGACTCAGCATTGGCCCGGTGATGATCCTGGGCTCGTATCTCGGCAAGCGGATCGTGGCCCGCCTGCCCGAAAAAGTCTTCGTCTGGATTATTGAAGCGACACTGTTGATCGCGGGAGTGGGATTCCTCTGGAAGGGTTAAACGATACAGAAGGAGGGATTATGCTCTTCACGATTCAACTGCCAGACTGCGGTTC comes from Terriglobia bacterium and encodes:
- the mrdA gene encoding penicillin-binding protein 2 is translated as MFVREDKVSPIRLTAIQYGILALFLLLLFGFWRLQIMANKRYEELAQQNRIKEVPILAPRGKLLDREGRIIVDNYPSFSAILLRNQGKIPEANLDAIAAGLHLDPAELRLRIKRMAWKPGYEPIFLKSDITPDELAFIEAHRNEYPELDTITVHRRLYPKNGFMAHLIGYVGEVSDDMLNSPRFEVYNPGDIVGISGVEAEYNDILMGQNGSRRVLVNSRGKEVGELSEKPAIPGKSLKLTIDLDIQIAAEEALGDKNGAIVAMDPKTGEILAMVSRPTFDPNDFAVRISSKEWSQLVNDPNKPLLNKAIQAQLAPGSVFKIIMSVAGWQEGVAQDMHVHCSGGAVFYGRRFACWVKGGHGEVDLTKAIYQSCDVFFYTLAEKLGIDRIAKYATMLGLGHKTGIDLPNEASGVMPSEEWKIKNFKQKWFAGETISVGIGQGAVATTPVQLMRAIAAIAMDGRMVVPHVANPTDLPQRYIEANHYNDIKNVSIDPNGWNVITDAMSRVLLPEGTAPSAHIPGIDIAGKTGSAQTISNAMKAKIANKAEFKDNGWFVGFTPRRDPNIIVAVLTEGGEHGYLAARVATQVIKAYVEKQRKLEQPQGQQNVAQTNAGGNSAQAKPTAEVNGIWTDGNQDKLNSGKFQVALDEKPKPAAQAAPGMENVPAGQEQKKPKLAEQNKPAGETSTATKTEQDAAKPKPANQPGAASKVGEAPTPKKSEAPTPPKPSEPER
- a CDS encoding sulfite exporter TauE/SafE family protein; this encodes MPDIVHILAIAGVALVASTLAAVSGFGGAAVLLPILVATFGMREAIPILTVAQLIGNASRVWFNRRELDWQVVGWFAVGGIPLALIGGILFARAPIPLLSRLLGLFLILVVIWRHVRPQTTTKPPVWSFSLIGAGASFLSALLGSVGPVMAPFFLAYGLVKNAYIGTEAMSTVVMHVFKLIAYHESSILPAHAVLAGLSIGPVMILGSYLGKRIVARLPEKVFVWIIEATLLIAGVGFLWKG